A window of the Wolbachia endosymbiont (group A) of Pogonocherus hispidulus genome harbors these coding sequences:
- a CDS encoding IS110 family transposase yields the protein MITSYQNFIGIDIGKFKNVVAVHKQKNAVEFDNDTAGWQQLFQDFSNILPNSLVTLENTGKYELGLAHFLVDKDIAVHRANTRKVKSFVLSHGTLAKSDQSDARALAQYGFERYSTLSLFAPMSKEQTTLVALCQRRDDITKMRAQEKSRLAAPENDHIKESCQKTIEFFNSQIDELNNTIQKIIDENPELQKRQKILKTVPGIGAKLSQDFLCLMPELGYVSRGEIASLAGVAPHPKESGKTIGYRRISGGRSNVREKLFTAAMSASRSKSALGAFYSRLVGKGKKKMVAMTALMRKIIVIANARLKEAVNVN from the coding sequence ATGATTACATCTTATCAAAATTTTATTGGCATTGATATCGGAAAATTTAAAAATGTTGTTGCAGTTCACAAACAGAAGAACGCTGTCGAATTCGACAATGATACTGCTGGCTGGCAACAATTGTTTCAAGATTTTTCAAATATCTTACCTAATTCTTTAGTAACTCTGGAAAACACTGGAAAATATGAGCTTGGCTTAGCACATTTTCTTGTTGATAAAGATATTGCTGTACATCGAGCTAATACTCGCAAAGTAAAAAGCTTTGTTCTATCTCATGGAACTTTAGCAAAGTCTGATCAATCAGATGCAAGAGCCCTTGCTCAGTATGGGTTTGAACGCTATAGTACTCTATCTCTATTTGCACCTATGTCAAAAGAACAAACAACCTTAGTTGCACTTTGTCAACGTCGTGATGACATTACAAAAATGAGAGCTCAAGAGAAATCTAGGCTTGCAGCACCTGAAAACGACCATATAAAAGAAAGCTGTCAGAAAACTATTGAATTCTTTAATAGCCAGATAGATGAGCTCAACAATACCATACAAAAAATTATTGATGAGAATCCAGAGTTACAAAAGCGCCAAAAAATCCTTAAAACAGTTCCAGGAATAGGTGCAAAATTATCTCAAGATTTTCTGTGTCTAATGCCAGAACTTGGTTATGTAAGTAGGGGAGAAATTGCAAGTCTTGCTGGAGTTGCACCTCATCCGAAAGAAAGTGGTAAAACTATTGGTTATCGCAGAATAAGTGGTGGCAGAAGCAACGTTCGTGAAAAGCTTTTTACAGCTGCGATGTCTGCTTCAAGGTCTAAGTCTGCGCTTGGTGCCTTCTATTCAAGGCTTGTTGGTAAAGGTAAAAAGAAGATGGTGGCTATGACAGCTCTAATGCGTAAAATCATAGTAATTGCCAATGCGAGGCTTAAAGAAGCAGTCAATGTGAATTAA
- a CDS encoding ankyrin repeat domain-containing protein produces the protein MSFSKSKFFKEVSSNGFKDINKRNEEGETILHQAVEISDYKTVRLLIKKGAEVNARDKNGYTPLHCAVFAKSLENVKVLIRGGGEINATKYINGCTPLHSACRLGAGIAIIKELVKAGAGVNQLDKYGATPMYYIWESERYGLWDNGENEKARKFLGKQGGITKSRKLTCYGIEGLVGEIADMLDRSYLPELKIIEIGEIRKRDKSLIKEECKNLASKIISQVNEMIDEVVEADLSKMW, from the coding sequence ATGAGTTTTAGCAAGAGTAAGTTTTTTAAAGAAGTATCAAGTAACGGATTTAAAGACATTAATAAAAGAAATGAAGAAGGAGAGACGATCTTGCATCAAGCAGTAGAAATCTCTGATTACAAAACAGTGAGATTATTAATAAAAAAAGGAGCAGAGGTAAATGCAAGAGATAAAAATGGTTATACACCTCTACACTGTGCAGTATTCGCAAAGAGTTTAGAAAATGTAAAAGTGCTGATCAGGGGAGGAGGAGAAATAAATGCCACTAAATATATCAACGGATGTACGCCACTGCACTCTGCATGTAGGCTAGGAGCAGGAATTGCAATAATAAAAGAGCTAGTAAAAGCAGGAGCTGGAGTTAATCAACTGGATAAATATGGTGCAACACCAATGTATTATATATGGGAGAGTGAAAGGTATGGCCTATGGGATAATGGAGAGAATGAAAAGGCGAGGAAATTTCTGGGAAAGCAAGGTGGAATAACAAAAAGTAGAAAACTGACGTGCTATGGAATAGAGGGTCTAGTGGGAGAAATAGCAGATATGTTGGATAGGAGCTATTTACCTGAGTTAAAAATAATAGAGATAGGAGAAATAAGGAAGAGAGACAAATCACTAATAAAGGAAGAATGTAAAAATTTAGCAAGCAAGATAATCAGCCAAGTGAATGAAATGATTGATGAAGTGGTGGAGGCAGACTTAAGCAAGATGTGGTGA
- a CDS encoding ankyrin repeat domain-containing protein, which translates to MSKEFGCENFKGKVRYVMSRKEARNVFDRLLKALSENRFQQINEKDAAGCTILHRAAQVSEPEVIKLLIEKGAGTNDRNNRGETPLHLAAFLGRRKNVKVLIEGGATVNAKSNNKAVPLHLACLARRIGTIEELINAGGDLDTVDKFGCSPLHYAKVYKRVASFLEKKGVNMKEIPEMYDRAKEAIEEIIEKRNVNELQLKEADLID; encoded by the coding sequence ATGAGCAAAGAGTTTGGTTGCGAAAATTTCAAAGGGAAAGTGAGGTATGTTATGTCAAGGAAAGAAGCAAGGAATGTTTTTGATAGGTTATTGAAAGCATTATCAGAAAACAGGTTTCAACAAATAAATGAAAAAGACGCAGCAGGTTGCACAATATTGCACCGAGCAGCACAGGTGTCAGAGCCAGAAGTAATAAAGTTATTAATAGAAAAAGGTGCAGGTACAAACGATAGAAACAATAGAGGCGAGACACCGTTGCACCTAGCAGCGTTTTTAGGAAGAAGAAAAAATGTGAAAGTGCTGATAGAAGGAGGAGCTACAGTAAATGCAAAATCAAACAATAAAGCAGTACCACTACACTTAGCCTGTTTAGCAAGAAGAATAGGAACAATAGAAGAGCTGATAAATGCAGGAGGAGATCTTGATACAGTAGATAAATTTGGATGTAGCCCACTACACTATGCTAAAGTTTATAAAAGGGTAGCAAGTTTTCTAGAAAAGAAAGGTGTAAATATGAAAGAAATACCAGAAATGTACGATAGGGCAAAAGAGGCAATAGAGGAGATAATAGAGAAACGAAACGTGAATGAATTACAACTAAAGGAGGCGGATTTAATAGATTAA
- a CDS encoding ankyrin repeat domain-containing protein has translation MVKFSKKEREEFNNSWKEVLDNSIEDINKKDTKGRTILHYAVGMPDPKKVRLLIKKGADVDAADAGKYRPLHLAVMGQRLENTKELIKAGADVNAVERSSKFAALHLACMVAEIKIVEELVKAGANVEQKDKFGKTPMYYGRNNKEIKEVLENVKMANKQREFIERIRVISESTAAGVIVAKEEVETMDEKVL, from the coding sequence ATGGTAAAATTTAGTAAGAAAGAAAGAGAAGAATTTAATAATTCATGGAAAGAAGTATTAGATAACTCAATAGAAGATATTAATAAAAAAGACACAAAAGGAAGGACGATATTGCATTACGCGGTGGGAATGCCAGATCCAAAAAAAGTTAGGTTATTAATCAAAAAGGGAGCAGATGTAGATGCAGCAGATGCCGGGAAATATAGACCACTGCACTTAGCAGTAATGGGACAACGTCTAGAAAATACAAAGGAGCTGATAAAGGCAGGAGCCGATGTAAACGCAGTGGAACGAAGTAGCAAATTTGCCGCGTTACATCTGGCATGCATGGTAGCAGAGATAAAAATAGTAGAAGAGCTAGTAAAGGCGGGAGCGAATGTAGAGCAAAAGGATAAATTTGGCAAAACCCCAATGTATTATGGAAGAAATAATAAAGAGATAAAAGAAGTGTTAGAGAACGTAAAAATGGCAAATAAACAGAGGGAATTTATAGAAAGAATAAGGGTTATATCGGAAAGTACAGCAGCAGGTGTGATAGTGGCAAAAGAAGAGGTAGAAACTATGGATGAAAAAGTGCTATGA
- a CDS encoding DUF2924 domain-containing protein: MEEIEKKVMNLEKKALEELRKIWKKVYGKEAPRYSKKYLIPRLAYRMQEKAYGEMSRKVAKRLEYLADRLEKGKRISSDKLPVAGTELILERGEETHTVMVTDKVLIYREEFFTSLSAVAGKIMGMSYNGPLLFGMRDKNEN; this comes from the coding sequence ATGGAAGAAATAGAAAAGAAAGTAATGAATTTAGAGAAAAAAGCGTTGGAAGAGCTGAGAAAAATATGGAAGAAGGTATATGGGAAAGAAGCGCCTAGATACTCAAAGAAATATCTGATACCAAGATTAGCTTATAGAATGCAAGAAAAAGCGTATGGAGAAATGTCAAGAAAAGTAGCAAAAAGACTAGAGTATCTGGCAGATCGGCTAGAAAAGGGAAAAAGAATAAGTAGTGACAAACTGCCAGTAGCAGGAACAGAGTTGATATTAGAGAGAGGGGAAGAGACGCATACAGTAATGGTAACAGATAAGGTTTTAATCTACAGAGAAGAATTTTTTACGTCATTGTCAGCAGTGGCAGGAAAAATAATGGGAATGAGCTACAACGGACCTTTATTATTTGGGATGCGTGATAAAAATGAAAATTGA
- a CDS encoding recombinase family protein, with product MLKEVRCAIYTRKSNEDGLEQKFNSLDAQRVACEKYIKSREGWVALVKRYDDGGYSGKNLERPAIKELFKDVKAGEVDCVVVYTLDRLSRETKDSIEVTSFFRRHRVNFVAVTQIFDNNTPMGKFVQTVLSGAAQLEREMIVERVKNKIATSKEQGLWMGGTLPFGYDVKDKELIINEKEAKVVKYIFARYMELKSMAELARELNSQGYRTKGKSDIFKKATVRRIITNPIYMGKIRHYDKRYEGKHEAIIEEEKWQKAQELIKNQPYRKVRYEEALLKGIIKCKSCGVNMTLTYAKKENKRYRYYVCNNHLRGKNCESVNRTIVAGEVEKEAMKRAEDLYEKWGEKTEEKWENLSFGKQKEVVKKLIKGVMVKEDGIEVHSESEEKFIPMGLKKKGNKCTVVEPEGKTNNALLKAVVRAHLWKRQLEEGKYASVGELSAKINIGTRRIQQILRLNYLAPKIKEDIVHGRQPRGLKLADLREIPMLWSEQLKKFYGLVAYLHHL from the coding sequence ATGCTAAAAGAAGTAAGGTGTGCGATATATACAAGAAAATCAAATGAGGATGGGCTAGAACAAAAGTTTAACAGTCTTGATGCACAGCGAGTAGCATGTGAGAAGTACATAAAGAGCAGAGAAGGATGGGTAGCATTGGTAAAAAGGTACGATGATGGCGGATATTCAGGAAAAAATTTAGAAAGACCAGCGATAAAGGAATTGTTTAAAGATGTAAAAGCAGGAGAAGTGGACTGTGTAGTAGTATATACTCTGGATAGGCTATCAAGGGAAACAAAAGATAGTATAGAAGTAACATCATTTTTTAGAAGGCACCGAGTAAATTTTGTAGCAGTAACACAGATATTTGACAATAATACGCCAATGGGAAAATTTGTACAAACGGTGTTATCAGGAGCAGCACAACTAGAAAGAGAGATGATAGTAGAGAGAGTAAAAAATAAAATAGCAACATCAAAAGAGCAAGGTTTATGGATGGGTGGAACTTTGCCATTTGGGTATGATGTAAAAGATAAAGAATTAATAATAAATGAAAAAGAAGCAAAAGTAGTAAAGTACATATTTGCAAGGTATATGGAGCTAAAATCAATGGCAGAATTGGCAAGAGAGTTAAATAGTCAAGGTTACCGTACGAAAGGAAAATCAGATATCTTTAAAAAGGCAACGGTGAGAAGAATAATAACAAATCCAATATATATGGGAAAGATAAGACATTATGACAAACGGTATGAGGGAAAGCATGAAGCAATAATAGAAGAGGAAAAATGGCAGAAAGCACAGGAATTGATAAAGAATCAACCATATAGAAAAGTAAGATATGAAGAGGCGCTACTAAAGGGAATAATAAAGTGCAAGAGCTGTGGTGTAAATATGACACTAACGTATGCGAAAAAAGAAAATAAAAGGTACCGATATTACGTATGCAACAATCATTTAAGGGGAAAAAATTGTGAATCAGTAAATCGAACAATAGTAGCGGGAGAAGTAGAGAAAGAAGCAATGAAGAGAGCAGAAGATTTATATGAAAAATGGGGAGAAAAGACCGAAGAAAAATGGGAAAATTTAAGTTTTGGAAAGCAGAAAGAAGTAGTGAAAAAGTTAATAAAGGGAGTGATGGTAAAAGAAGATGGAATAGAGGTGCACTCTGAGTCAGAAGAAAAATTTATACCAATGGGGTTAAAAAAGAAAGGAAATAAATGCACAGTAGTAGAACCAGAAGGGAAAACAAACAATGCGCTACTGAAAGCAGTGGTAAGAGCCCATCTGTGGAAACGGCAACTAGAAGAGGGAAAATATGCAAGCGTAGGAGAACTGAGTGCCAAAATTAATATAGGTACAAGACGTATACAGCAAATTTTAAGATTAAATTATTTAGCACCAAAAATCAAAGAAGACATAGTACATGGGAGACAGCCAAGGGGTTTGAAGTTAGCTGACTTGAGGGAAATACCGATGTTATGGAGTGAGCAATTAAAGAAATTTTATGGATTAGTGGCGTATTTACACCATTTATAA
- a CDS encoding phage tail protein, with translation MLLPPNATKQEKALVDAIDYKVDPSCIRGFKFRLEEETLPWIIEEYGLEEILRWVKDKRRAIVEGVKFQRLRGTPKSLKIALKWANIEDITIIEEPPGKHFFELQVGIKEVPNDFFVDAVVELAKLSLPVRSRLMRIFNDYYNAQRFILDESLFGDLLSDYSGVKIEKDGPVLSFGRVNFFRFSVTSIKVIESYLRNHYEQTFSNDIYRLDVAVLGETEPHTKDYKGVYERSHQWYNLKALYPLPQSLLPEIKFAKAQVILSDSYAQKLSQEIKSLTDERDELSETISMQEQKIENLNHQNVQLGEERDLTLAQRVEQEDELQRTKAQLERKEGELNRAQQNLARLQENEDENTKLPVASDQSRKQSNYASAAFVIAGVFAVGASLTIPYLAICLTLAVAASIFLIAGGCCLYKANTALSDVKADQIASVVGALNNF, from the coding sequence ATGTTACTGCCACCAAATGCAACAAAACAGGAAAAAGCGCTAGTAGATGCGATAGATTATAAAGTAGATCCAAGCTGTATCAGGGGATTTAAGTTTAGATTGGAAGAAGAAACATTGCCGTGGATAATAGAAGAATATGGTTTAGAAGAAATACTACGCTGGGTAAAAGATAAAAGAAGAGCCATAGTAGAAGGAGTAAAATTTCAAAGACTGCGAGGAACACCTAAATCACTTAAAATAGCACTCAAGTGGGCAAATATAGAAGACATTACAATCATCGAAGAACCACCCGGTAAACACTTTTTTGAGTTGCAAGTAGGGATAAAAGAGGTACCAAATGACTTCTTCGTAGATGCAGTAGTAGAGCTGGCAAAACTATCACTGCCTGTAAGATCCAGATTGATGAGGATTTTTAACGATTATTATAATGCGCAAAGATTTATATTGGATGAGAGTTTATTTGGAGATCTTCTTTCTGACTATTCAGGGGTAAAAATAGAAAAAGATGGACCGGTGTTATCGTTTGGAAGAGTAAATTTCTTCAGGTTTAGTGTTACGTCAATTAAGGTTATAGAGAGTTATCTACGCAACCATTATGAACAAACATTTAGTAATGACATATATCGATTAGATGTAGCAGTACTTGGAGAAACAGAGCCCCATACAAAAGATTACAAAGGCGTCTATGAAAGAAGTCATCAGTGGTATAACTTAAAAGCACTATATCCATTACCACAGAGTTTATTACCAGAAATTAAGTTTGCGAAGGCGCAAGTTATATTATCGGACAGTTATGCTCAAAAATTATCACAAGAGATTAAAAGTCTTACTGATGAACGAGATGAATTATCCGAAACTATTTCTATGCAAGAACAGAAGATTGAAAATCTTAATCATCAAAACGTTCAACTTGGAGAAGAAAGAGATTTGACTTTGGCTCAAAGGGTGGAACAAGAGGATGAACTTCAAAGGACAAAAGCTCAGCTTGAGCGGAAAGAAGGGGAGCTGAATAGAGCACAGCAAAACTTGGCTAGACTACAAGAAAATGAGGATGAAAATACAAAACTCCCAGTAGCAAGTGATCAGAGTAGAAAACAGAGTAACTATGCTTCTGCTGCTTTTGTAATAGCTGGAGTGTTTGCTGTTGGTGCAAGTTTAACAATACCTTATTTAGCAATATGTCTCACACTTGCTGTAGCTGCATCAATTTTTCTTATAGCAGGGGGTTGCTGTTTATATAAAGCAAACACAGCACTTAGCGATGTTAAAGCTGATCAAATTGCAAGCGTTGTAGGTGCACTTAATAATTTTTAG
- a CDS encoding baseplate J/gp47 family protein: MQQLNIVEKPNFEEIFSRMKEELVRRDETFSGLVESDPAMKVLEVAAWRELLLRQRINEAVKGNLLKFATGEDLDNLAEFYGVERQKEEDDERFRKRIKAKIVACGSKEYYRYHALSADSRVKDALVESPIPGKVQISILSTQLSTTGILSEELLEIVKKQVTRDDIRVLTDTVTVVGCNITEIDIHSRMSISPMISKEEIKKQFIKKFEANRRLGWSVTRSWIIANLFVEGVENVELIEPKEDVVVLGNECANLRNLKIELN, from the coding sequence ATGCAGCAGCTAAATATTGTAGAAAAGCCAAATTTCGAGGAAATATTTTCAAGAATGAAAGAAGAGTTAGTCCGTAGAGATGAAACCTTTTCAGGATTAGTAGAATCGGATCCAGCAATGAAAGTTCTGGAGGTAGCAGCATGGCGAGAACTTTTACTCAGACAAAGGATAAACGAAGCTGTAAAGGGTAATTTACTAAAATTTGCAACGGGAGAAGATCTTGATAATTTAGCTGAGTTTTATGGAGTGGAGAGGCAAAAAGAAGAAGATGATGAACGATTTAGAAAAAGAATTAAAGCAAAGATAGTAGCGTGTGGAAGCAAGGAGTATTATAGGTATCATGCACTGTCGGCAGATAGTAGAGTAAAAGATGCATTAGTAGAATCACCTATACCAGGAAAAGTACAAATTTCAATCTTATCAACACAATTATCCACAACTGGCATATTGTCAGAAGAGCTACTAGAAATTGTAAAAAAGCAGGTTACTAGAGATGATATAAGGGTTTTAACAGATACAGTAACAGTAGTTGGTTGCAATATTACGGAAATAGATATTCACAGCAGAATGAGCATAAGTCCTATGATATCGAAGGAGGAAATCAAGAAGCAGTTCATTAAGAAGTTTGAAGCAAATAGAAGGCTGGGATGGAGTGTGACAAGATCATGGATAATAGCGAATCTATTTGTAGAGGGTGTAGAAAATGTGGAATTAATCGAGCCAAAAGAAGATGTTGTAGTGCTAGGAAATGAATGTGCAAATTTGCGAAATTTAAAGATTGAGTTGAATTAA
- a CDS encoding GPW/gp25 family protein: MKGMDAKTGKALEGIEHLKQSIIDILTTPVNSRIMRRDYGSRLFELVDKPINRDLTLEIYSAVAEALQRWEERFKLEKVKMTEVKEGKVTLDLEGLYLPSGKNIHFDEIVV; this comes from the coding sequence ATGAAGGGTATGGATGCTAAAACAGGAAAAGCGTTAGAAGGAATAGAGCACTTAAAGCAATCGATAATTGATATACTGACCACTCCAGTAAACAGTAGAATAATGAGGAGAGATTATGGCTCAAGATTATTTGAATTGGTGGATAAGCCAATAAATAGAGATTTAACTTTGGAAATCTATTCAGCAGTAGCAGAAGCTCTACAAAGGTGGGAGGAAAGATTTAAGCTAGAAAAAGTAAAAATGACAGAGGTGAAAGAAGGAAAAGTAACGCTTGACCTAGAAGGATTATACTTACCAAGCGGGAAAAACATTCATTTTGATGAAATTGTAGTTTAA
- a CDS encoding PAAR domain-containing protein, translating into MNKGIVRLGDCCGEAIPHFCISGSNNVFVNGKSICRKGDSFSEGKVMIQGSKTVFANGLSVGRVGDIVSCGFKVIKGSESVFAK; encoded by the coding sequence TTGAACAAAGGAATAGTGAGGTTAGGAGACTGCTGTGGAGAAGCTATACCACATTTCTGCATTAGCGGAAGTAATAATGTTTTTGTAAACGGTAAGTCAATATGTAGAAAAGGAGACAGTTTTAGTGAAGGAAAAGTAATGATTCAAGGATCAAAAACAGTGTTTGCAAATGGTCTTAGTGTAGGAAGAGTAGGAGATATAGTTTCATGTGGGTTTAAAGTAATAAAAGGCAGTGAAAGCGTCTTTGCAAAATAG
- a CDS encoding phage baseplate assembly protein V — protein MLESNFAISELQRKLANIVRIGVVKEVDYEKAKVRVKIGELLTDFLPWITSRAGEERSWLPPSINEQVVILSPLGELSLGVVLAGIYQQNYSAPENSEMINSLVFQDGTKLLYDKESKNLEISVVDKLNFKVGKSEIEMTKSGIKLKAERIDLN, from the coding sequence ATGTTAGAGAGTAATTTTGCTATTTCAGAGCTGCAAAGAAAGTTAGCAAACATTGTACGAATAGGAGTTGTAAAAGAAGTAGATTATGAGAAAGCAAAAGTAAGAGTGAAGATAGGAGAACTTTTAACAGATTTTCTTCCATGGATAACTTCTAGAGCAGGAGAGGAAAGAAGCTGGCTACCACCAAGCATAAATGAACAGGTAGTAATATTATCACCATTGGGAGAGTTATCATTAGGAGTAGTACTAGCTGGAATATATCAGCAAAATTATTCTGCACCAGAGAATAGTGAAATGATTAACAGTTTAGTATTTCAAGATGGAACAAAGTTATTGTATGACAAAGAGAGCAAGAATCTTGAAATTTCTGTAGTGGATAAATTAAATTTCAAAGTAGGAAAATCAGAGATAGAAATGACAAAAAGTGGAATAAAACTGAAAGCAGAAAGGATCGACTTAAATTGA
- a CDS encoding phage tail protein codes for MNEIVYNIDEKEQKVKLAAIKALNKTALWLKAQAAKEISEEKKIKLSLIRKRLRIFKAKTSRLEVLIRANFYDIRASTIGKIQKTRRGSKVGKHEFIGGFAAVMPKGNSGMFKREGRAALPIKEVKLSLEPEASRIIGNLVNYEVEEVFTKFFERQLSYKG; via the coding sequence ATTAATGAAATAGTCTACAATATTGACGAAAAAGAGCAGAAAGTAAAACTGGCAGCTATAAAAGCATTAAACAAAACGGCACTATGGTTAAAAGCGCAAGCAGCTAAGGAAATCAGTGAGGAAAAGAAGATAAAATTAAGTTTGATAAGAAAGAGATTAAGAATTTTTAAAGCAAAAACAAGCAGATTAGAAGTGTTAATTAGAGCAAATTTCTACGACATTAGAGCATCGACAATTGGCAAAATACAAAAAACAAGAAGAGGATCGAAAGTAGGAAAGCATGAGTTTATAGGAGGATTTGCAGCAGTTATGCCAAAAGGAAATAGCGGTATGTTTAAACGTGAAGGAAGAGCAGCATTGCCAATAAAGGAAGTTAAATTGTCACTCGAACCTGAGGCTTCAAGGATAATAGGGAATCTTGTTAATTATGAAGTTGAAGAAGTCTTTACAAAGTTTTTTGAACGTCAATTGAGCTATAAAGGATGA
- a CDS encoding major capsid protein, which yields MQNPFTNTAFSMTALTNAMNILPINYGRVENLNLFPSRSVRFRHITIEEHNGVLSLLPTQVPGAPATVGKRGKRKIRTFTIPHIPHDDVVLPEEVQGIRAFGSESELKALADVITDHLQLMRNKHAITLEHLRMGALKGIILDADGSELLNLYNEFEITPKVVNFALGTATTDVKRKCMEVLRHIEDNLSGEYMTGVHALVSPEFFDALTSHAKVKEAYERWQEGAALRNDMRSGFTFCGITFEEYRGQATDPEGTVRRFIEKDTGHCFPLGTASTFTTYFAPADFNETVNTLGQPLYAKQEPRRFDRGTDLHTQSNPLPMCHRPGVLVKISSS from the coding sequence ATGCAAAATCCATTTACAAACACAGCATTTAGCATGACGGCACTAACAAATGCGATGAATATATTGCCGATAAATTATGGACGTGTTGAAAATTTAAATTTGTTTCCAAGTAGGTCAGTAAGATTTAGACATATTACGATAGAAGAACACAACGGAGTGTTAAGTTTACTACCAACGCAAGTACCCGGAGCACCAGCAACAGTAGGAAAAAGAGGAAAAAGAAAGATAAGAACATTTACGATTCCGCACATTCCGCATGATGATGTAGTGCTGCCAGAAGAAGTACAAGGAATAAGGGCATTTGGATCAGAGAGTGAACTTAAAGCGCTGGCAGATGTAATAACCGATCATTTGCAATTGATGAGAAACAAACATGCAATAACATTAGAGCATTTGCGAATGGGAGCGCTAAAAGGAATAATTTTAGATGCTGATGGGTCAGAATTATTAAATCTGTACAACGAATTTGAAATCACACCAAAAGTAGTAAATTTTGCACTAGGAACTGCAACAACTGATGTAAAGCGTAAGTGTATGGAAGTATTGCGGCATATTGAGGATAACTTAAGTGGTGAATATATGACAGGAGTTCATGCCTTGGTAAGCCCTGAGTTTTTTGATGCACTCACTTCTCATGCAAAAGTAAAAGAAGCATATGAAAGATGGCAAGAAGGTGCAGCACTAAGGAACGACATGAGATCAGGATTTACATTTTGCGGAATAACATTTGAGGAATATAGAGGGCAAGCAACTGATCCTGAAGGAACAGTGAGAAGATTTATTGAGAAAGATACAGGGCACTGTTTTCCACTAGGAACAGCGAGCACATTTACAACATATTTTGCACCAGCAGACTTTAATGAGACAGTAAATACTCTTGGACAGCCACTCTATGCAAAACAAGAACCAAGGAGGTTTGATAGAGGAACTGATTTACATACGCAGTCGAATCCATTGCCAATGTGCCATCGTCCGGGAGTTTTGGTAAAAATTAGTTCTAGTTGA
- a CDS encoding head decoration protein, with the protein MSCISEQNNLGDLLKYEVSSLYSRDQITVAKGQNIKLGTVVAKKTDDGFIRVLNPTGTDGTQTAVGVITTDIHSKDSDMKGVIITRSAMLADHAVVWPANITEEQKNAAIKQLEGRGIIIRKGA; encoded by the coding sequence ATGAGTTGTATAAGCGAACAAAATAATCTAGGTGACTTATTAAAGTATGAGGTATCAAGTCTATATTCAAGAGACCAAATAACTGTAGCGAAAGGTCAAAATATTAAACTTGGTACAGTAGTTGCCAAGAAGACAGATGATGGTTTTATTAGAGTGCTGAACCCCACTGGAACAGACGGCACACAAACAGCAGTAGGAGTAATTACAACCGATATACATAGCAAAGATTCTGATATGAAAGGAGTGATTATTACTCGCAGTGCAATGCTAGCAGATCATGCAGTTGTGTGGCCAGCAAATATCACTGAAGAGCAGAAAAATGCAGCAATAAAGCAACTTGAAGGACGAGGGATCATTATCCGCAAGGGAGCTTAA